A genomic segment from Blastococcus sp. PRF04-17 encodes:
- a CDS encoding branched-chain amino acid ABC transporter permease: MSDLVNALTGGLQAALGYQAIFFVLLAVGLNVHFGYTGLLNFGQIAFALLGAFGLAISVRTWGLPWWVGILMGLAASVVLALLLGLPTLRLRADYLAIVTIASAEILRLIFRSVGATAVTGGTRGLSGFNSGFVNLAPWPGNSRYQFLGMNWSGAQLWLALVGWIVVALCSLLVWALVRSPWGRVVKAIREDEDAARSLGKNVYAYKMQALVLGGVIGTLGGTVYALGLGSVNPDQYQNANTFLAYTALILGGAARILGPIVGGMILMFLVQFADQGFKALISNGIIPETLLSQTDVASLRFVLIGLGLMSLLVFRPQGIFGDRREVMLDAR, from the coding sequence GTGTCCGATCTCGTCAACGCCCTCACCGGCGGCCTGCAGGCGGCGCTCGGTTACCAGGCGATCTTCTTCGTCCTGCTCGCCGTGGGCCTCAACGTGCACTTCGGCTACACCGGCCTGCTGAACTTCGGCCAGATCGCGTTCGCCCTGCTCGGCGCCTTCGGACTGGCGATCTCGGTGCGGACGTGGGGTCTGCCCTGGTGGGTGGGCATCCTCATGGGCCTGGCCGCCTCGGTCGTCCTGGCTCTGCTCCTCGGCCTGCCCACGCTGCGGTTGCGCGCCGACTACCTGGCGATCGTGACGATCGCCTCCGCGGAGATCCTGCGGCTGATCTTCCGGTCGGTCGGGGCCACCGCGGTCACCGGCGGCACCCGCGGCCTGTCCGGCTTCAACTCGGGCTTCGTCAACCTCGCCCCGTGGCCGGGGAACAGCCGCTACCAGTTCCTCGGTATGAACTGGAGCGGAGCGCAGCTGTGGCTGGCCCTCGTCGGCTGGATCGTCGTCGCGCTGTGCAGCCTGCTCGTCTGGGCCCTGGTCCGCAGCCCGTGGGGGCGGGTGGTCAAGGCGATCCGGGAGGACGAGGACGCCGCCCGGTCGCTGGGCAAGAACGTCTACGCCTACAAGATGCAGGCGCTGGTGCTGGGCGGTGTCATCGGCACGCTCGGCGGCACGGTGTATGCCTTGGGCCTCGGATCGGTGAACCCCGACCAGTACCAGAACGCGAACACGTTCCTCGCGTACACCGCGCTCATCCTGGGCGGTGCGGCGCGGATCCTGGGTCCGATCGTCGGCGGCATGATCCTGATGTTCCTCGTGCAGTTCGCCGACCAGGGCTTCAAGGCGCTGATCAGCAACGGGATCATCCCCGAGACGCTGCTCAGCCAGACCGACGTCGCCTCGCTGCGCTTCGTCCTGATCGGCCTCGGTCTGATGTCCTTGCTGGTCTTCCGGCCGCAGGGCATCTTCGGTGATCGACGAGAGGTGATGCTCGATGCCCGCTGA
- the rpsA gene encoding 30S ribosomal protein S1, translated as MTSTQVRPSSTPQIAINDIGSAEDFLAAIDQTIKYFNDGDIVEGVIVKVDRDEVLLDIGYKTEGVIPSRELSIKHDVDPNEVVSVGDEVEALVLQKEDKEGRLILSKKRAQYERAWGTIEAKKEADEVVTGTVIEVVKGGLILDIGLRGFLPASLVEMRRVRDLQPYVGRELEAKIIELDKNRNNVVLSRRQWLEQTQSEVRSEFLNKLAKGQVRSGVVSSIVNFGAFVDLGGVDGLVHVSELSWKHIDHPSEVVEVGQEVTVEVLDVDLDRERVSLSLKATQEDPWRQFARTHQIGQVVPGKVTKLVPFGAFVRVDEGIEGLVHISELAERHVEIPEQVVQVGDEILVKVIDIDLDRRRISLSLKQANEGVVGDEEQFDPAAYGMAASYDEQGNYLYPEGFDPDTGEWREGYESQREEWERQYAEAQARFEAHRKQIAAAKEADAEAAAGGNYTSDDSAGSDPAATGGTLASDEALAALRAKLAGGE; from the coding sequence ATGACCTCCACTCAGGTCCGTCCTTCCAGCACCCCCCAGATCGCGATCAACGACATCGGCTCGGCCGAGGACTTCCTCGCGGCGATCGACCAGACGATCAAGTACTTCAACGACGGCGACATCGTCGAAGGCGTCATCGTCAAGGTCGACCGGGACGAGGTGCTGCTGGACATCGGCTACAAGACCGAGGGCGTCATCCCCTCGCGCGAGCTCTCCATCAAGCACGACGTCGATCCCAACGAGGTCGTCAGCGTCGGCGACGAGGTGGAAGCCCTGGTCCTCCAGAAGGAGGACAAGGAAGGCCGGCTGATCCTCTCCAAGAAGCGCGCCCAGTACGAGCGCGCCTGGGGCACGATCGAAGCCAAGAAGGAAGCCGACGAGGTCGTCACCGGCACCGTCATCGAGGTCGTCAAGGGTGGTCTCATCCTCGACATCGGCCTGCGCGGGTTCCTGCCCGCCTCGCTGGTCGAGATGCGCCGCGTCCGCGACCTGCAGCCCTACGTGGGCCGCGAGCTCGAGGCCAAGATCATCGAGCTCGACAAGAACCGCAACAACGTCGTCCTCTCCCGGCGCCAGTGGCTGGAGCAGACCCAGTCCGAGGTCCGCAGCGAGTTCCTCAACAAGCTCGCCAAGGGCCAGGTGCGCTCCGGCGTCGTCTCCTCGATCGTCAACTTCGGTGCATTCGTCGACCTCGGCGGCGTGGACGGTCTGGTGCACGTCTCCGAGCTGTCCTGGAAGCACATCGACCACCCGTCCGAGGTCGTCGAGGTGGGCCAGGAGGTCACCGTCGAGGTCCTCGACGTCGACCTGGACCGCGAGCGGGTGTCCCTGTCGCTGAAGGCGACGCAGGAGGACCCGTGGCGTCAGTTCGCCCGCACCCACCAGATCGGCCAGGTCGTCCCGGGCAAGGTCACCAAGCTCGTCCCGTTCGGTGCGTTCGTGCGCGTCGACGAGGGCATCGAGGGCCTGGTGCACATCTCGGAGCTGGCCGAGCGCCACGTCGAGATCCCCGAGCAGGTCGTCCAGGTCGGCGACGAGATCCTCGTCAAGGTCATCGACATCGACCTCGACCGCCGTCGCATCTCGCTGTCGCTCAAGCAGGCCAACGAGGGCGTCGTCGGTGACGAGGAGCAGTTCGACCCGGCCGCCTACGGCATGGCCGCCTCCTACGACGAGCAGGGCAACTACCTGTACCCGGAGGGCTTCGACCCCGACACGGGCGAGTGGCGTGAGGGCTACGAGTCCCAGCGCGAGGAGTGGGAGCGGCAGTACGCCGAGGCCCAGGCTCGCTTCGAGGCGCACCGCAAGCAGATCGCGGCCGCCAAGGAGGCCGACGCCGAGGCCGCTGCTGGCGGCAACTACACCAGCGACGACTCGGCCGGGTCCGACCCCGCCGCCACCGGTGGCACCCTGGCCAGCGACGAGGCCCTCGCGGCCCTGCGCGCCAAGCTCGCCGGCGGGGAGTGA
- a CDS encoding GNAT family N-acetyltransferase has translation MLALIRQHRAEAHAEEVLTGQTPGAAAAAGFRRLLADPDHRVVLAVVPGANAAAPGSRTETAVGLAVLGIDPLSVLLGVPQVTVDNLVVHREHRRQGTGAVLLAAAAAYAEENGAAHVVAAVGGHEAERQRFLARMGFAPLTTRRIASLETLARSLSSWQRSWLPVPPQRRPAPGARRRGVPPLRSATASG, from the coding sequence GTGCTCGCGCTGATCCGTCAGCACCGCGCGGAGGCGCATGCCGAGGAGGTCCTGACCGGGCAGACGCCCGGCGCGGCCGCGGCTGCGGGGTTCCGCCGGCTCCTGGCCGACCCCGATCACCGGGTGGTCCTGGCCGTCGTGCCCGGGGCCAACGCCGCGGCTCCGGGCTCCCGGACGGAGACGGCCGTCGGGCTGGCCGTGCTCGGGATCGACCCGCTCTCGGTGCTGCTCGGTGTCCCCCAGGTGACGGTGGACAACCTCGTCGTCCACCGGGAGCACCGGCGGCAGGGCACCGGGGCGGTGCTGCTGGCCGCGGCGGCCGCCTACGCCGAGGAGAACGGCGCCGCCCACGTGGTCGCTGCCGTCGGCGGCCACGAGGCCGAGCGGCAGCGGTTCCTCGCCCGGATGGGCTTCGCGCCGCTCACGACCCGTCGGATCGCCTCCCTGGAGACCCTGGCCCGCTCGCTCTCGTCCTGGCAGCGCAGCTGGCTGCCCGTCCCGCCGCAGCGGCGGCCGGCTCCCGGTGCACGGCGGCGCGGGGTGCCGCCCCTGCGATCGGCTACTGCGTCGGGCTGA
- a CDS encoding branched-chain amino acid ABC transporter permease, producing MTHAPDRVRRHGPRPVPRGPRRQIGTGWAARLRAGRRSLGLTLLVAFLALLAALVVPGVAQAEVEGEGLTGVLSTSRSGPLEDIQVTVTDANGDEVDQVESDDRGRWTVDVPEPGQYTVTIDAGDLPDGVELGSGGDSRTVTVGPGRVQPVNFGLSDGTTGAGGGGAGRVIQLLIDGIRFGLLIAMAAVGLSLIFGTTGLVNFAHGELVTIGAVVAWFLNVNGGLPLLWATVLALIVGGAVGALNDLAIWRPLRRRGTGLVAALVVSIGLSLALRYLVQIIFGGRSRAYQGYQNQRAVDYGLFSLTPRALVSIIISVVVLLLVALMLQRTKIGKAMRAVSDNRDLAASSGINVDRVIIFVWALGGALATLGGVLVGLSDGVQWDMGFRLLLLMFAGVTLGGLGTAYGALVGSLVVGIFVQVSTLIIPSDIKYVGGLLLLIVILIIRPQGILGSRVRVG from the coding sequence GTGACGCACGCGCCAGACCGCGTCCGCCGGCACGGGCCCCGCCCGGTGCCGCGGGGTCCGCGGAGGCAGATCGGCACGGGGTGGGCAGCACGACTGAGGGCCGGACGACGTTCCCTCGGCCTCACGCTGCTCGTCGCGTTCCTGGCCCTGCTCGCCGCACTGGTCGTGCCGGGCGTCGCCCAGGCCGAGGTGGAGGGCGAAGGCCTCACCGGGGTCCTCTCCACCAGCCGCAGCGGCCCGCTCGAGGACATCCAGGTCACCGTCACCGACGCGAACGGCGACGAGGTCGACCAGGTCGAGAGCGACGACCGGGGCCGGTGGACCGTCGACGTCCCCGAGCCCGGTCAGTACACGGTCACCATCGACGCCGGCGACCTCCCCGACGGCGTGGAACTCGGCAGCGGCGGCGACAGCCGGACCGTGACCGTCGGGCCGGGCCGCGTGCAGCCGGTCAACTTCGGCCTCTCCGACGGCACGACGGGTGCCGGCGGCGGCGGCGCCGGGCGGGTCATCCAGCTGCTCATCGACGGCATCCGGTTCGGCCTGCTGATCGCGATGGCCGCGGTGGGCCTCTCGCTGATCTTCGGCACGACCGGTTTGGTGAACTTCGCCCACGGCGAACTGGTGACCATCGGCGCCGTCGTGGCCTGGTTCCTCAACGTGAACGGCGGTCTCCCGCTGCTCTGGGCCACCGTGCTGGCGCTGATCGTCGGCGGCGCCGTGGGCGCCCTCAACGATCTCGCCATCTGGCGGCCGCTCCGACGGCGGGGCACGGGCCTCGTCGCCGCGCTGGTGGTCTCGATCGGGCTCTCGCTGGCGCTGCGCTACCTGGTCCAGATCATCTTCGGCGGCCGGTCGCGGGCGTATCAGGGCTACCAGAACCAGCGCGCCGTGGACTACGGACTGTTCTCGCTGACGCCCCGCGCGCTGGTGTCCATCATCATCTCGGTCGTCGTACTGCTGCTGGTGGCGCTGATGCTGCAGCGGACGAAGATCGGCAAGGCCATGCGGGCGGTGTCCGACAACCGCGACCTCGCGGCGTCGTCGGGCATCAACGTCGACCGCGTGATCATCTTCGTATGGGCGCTGGGCGGGGCGCTCGCGACGCTGGGCGGTGTCCTCGTCGGCTTGTCCGACGGCGTGCAGTGGGACATGGGCTTCCGGTTGCTGCTGCTGATGTTCGCCGGCGTCACGCTCGGCGGACTGGGTACCGCCTACGGCGCCCTCGTCGGCAGCCTGGTGGTCGGCATTTTCGTGCAGGTGTCGACGCTGATCATCCCGAGCGACATCAAGTACGTCGGAGGGTTGCTGCTCTTGATCGTCATCCTCATCATCCGGCCCCAGGGCATCCTGGGCAGCCGGGTCCGGGTGGGCTGA
- a CDS encoding hotdog fold thioesterase, which produces MRAARAGSVTAVCTPVRTGRTLSTWLIQITDDQGRPTASARLTTMTLSPTQ; this is translated from the coding sequence ATGCGCGCGGCGAGAGCGGGCAGCGTGACCGCGGTCTGCACGCCGGTCCGGACCGGCCGGACGCTGTCGACCTGGCTGATCCAGATCACCGACGACCAAGGCCGGCCGACGGCGTCGGCGCGGCTGACGACGATGACGCTCAGCCCGACGCAGTAG
- a CDS encoding class I SAM-dependent methyltransferase, protein MVDAQPSLPLADDGYPAAGGVARRPVDAADSALANRRWWDAAAPAYLAEHGADLGDVDFLWCPEGLREADAHLLGDVAGRRALEIGCGSAPCARWLRRAGADVVAFDLSAGMLARAVELNAATGLAVPLVQADAGALPFAGASFDVACSAFGGLPFVADVEGALAEVARVLRPGGRFVASVNHPMRWPFPDSPDPADLRVTSSYFDRRPYVETDDAGRATYAEHHRTVGDWVRAVVGAGLVLEDLVEPEWTPGRTQEWGQWSPERGALVPGTLILVARTP, encoded by the coding sequence ATGGTGGACGCGCAACCCTCTCTCCCGCTCGCCGACGACGGTTACCCAGCCGCCGGTGGCGTCGCCCGGCGGCCCGTGGACGCCGCAGACTCGGCGCTGGCCAACCGCCGGTGGTGGGACGCCGCGGCGCCGGCCTACCTGGCCGAGCACGGCGCGGACCTCGGGGACGTGGACTTCCTGTGGTGCCCGGAGGGACTCCGCGAGGCCGACGCCCATCTGCTGGGTGACGTCGCCGGTCGCCGGGCGCTGGAGATCGGCTGCGGTTCGGCACCGTGTGCGCGGTGGCTGCGCCGGGCAGGAGCGGACGTCGTCGCGTTCGACCTGTCCGCTGGCATGCTGGCCCGCGCCGTTGAGCTCAACGCGGCGACCGGCCTGGCGGTGCCGCTCGTGCAGGCCGACGCCGGCGCACTGCCGTTCGCCGGCGCCTCCTTCGACGTGGCGTGCTCGGCGTTCGGCGGGCTGCCGTTCGTCGCCGACGTGGAGGGAGCGCTGGCCGAGGTCGCGCGGGTGCTCCGGCCGGGCGGCCGGTTCGTCGCGTCGGTGAACCACCCGATGCGCTGGCCGTTCCCGGATTCGCCCGACCCCGCGGACCTGCGCGTCACGTCGTCCTACTTCGACCGGAGGCCCTACGTCGAGACCGACGACGCGGGCCGGGCCACCTACGCCGAGCACCACCGCACGGTCGGCGACTGGGTGCGGGCCGTCGTCGGCGCCGGCCTGGTGCTGGAGGACCTCGTCGAGCCGGAGTGGACACCTGGTCGCACCCAGGAGTGGGGCCAGTGGTCCCCGGAGCGCGGCGCGCTGGTACCCGGAACCCTGATCCTGGTCGCGAGGACGCCCTGA
- the polA gene encoding DNA polymerase I, giving the protein MSAPVSAPAPTAASTSAGPRPRLLLLDGHSLAYRAFFALPVENFSTTTGQPTNAVYGFTSMLINILRDEQPTHLAVAFDVGRKTFRSEIYAEYKANRTESPTDFRGQVSLIQEVLGALRVPVITAENYEADDVIATLTVQAVERGMDVLIATGDRDALQLVNDHVTVLYPRKGVSDLTRFTPGEVETKYGLSPAQYPDFAALRGDPSDNLPSIPSVGEKTAAKWVREYGSLDALVDQVDTVKGKVGDKLREHLSSVLQNRRLTELDRAVPLEVGPEQLAVQAWDRNEVHTLFDNLQFRVLRDRLFATLTSAEPEVEGGFDVAVDELAPGGLREWLDAHARTGRTGLIFRGTWGRGTGELTGLALAAADDHTTFVDLGPDLDAGDEQALAAWLADASRPKVVHEVKGPLLAVWARGWDLEGVVSDTALAAYLALPGQRSFDLGDLAVRYLRRELKEASEEEAQLTLDGMGPSEDDVAAEAARADVLKAVAVNDLSDALETVLGQRGGDRLLGELELPLSFVLARMEHRGIAADVDFLQELQREFAEGVAAAAAECYAVIGREVNLGSPKQLQTVLFDELGLPKTKKIKSGYTTDAEALTNLLAQTGHPFLEHLLRHRDVTRLRTVIDGLLPMVDDAGRIHTTFQQTIAATGRLSSTDPNLQNIPIRTAEGRRIRQAFVVGQGYESLMTADYSQIEMRIMAHLSGDEGLIEAFMSGEDLHTFVASKAFDIPLEAVDPEMRRRIKAMSYGLAYGLSAYGLAQQLRITPEEARGQMHAYFERFGGIRDYLDTVVDEARLTGYTETTLGRRRYLPDLTSDNRQRREMAERMALNAPIQGSAADVIKVAMLNVEKAIAAEGLRSRMLLQVHDELVLEVAEGEREALEALVRREMAGAAELSVPLEVSVGFGASWDAAAH; this is encoded by the coding sequence ATGTCCGCTCCGGTCTCCGCCCCCGCGCCCACCGCCGCCTCGACCAGTGCGGGGCCCCGCCCGCGGCTGCTGCTGCTCGACGGCCACTCACTGGCCTACCGGGCCTTCTTCGCCCTACCGGTCGAGAACTTCTCGACGACGACCGGTCAGCCGACGAACGCCGTCTACGGCTTCACCTCGATGCTGATCAACATCCTGCGCGACGAGCAGCCGACCCACCTCGCGGTCGCCTTCGACGTCGGCCGCAAGACCTTCCGCAGCGAGATCTACGCCGAGTACAAGGCCAACCGCACCGAGAGCCCCACCGACTTCCGCGGCCAGGTCAGCCTCATCCAGGAGGTGCTCGGCGCGCTGCGCGTGCCGGTCATCACCGCGGAGAACTACGAGGCCGACGACGTCATCGCGACGCTGACCGTGCAGGCGGTCGAGCGCGGCATGGACGTCCTGATCGCGACCGGTGACCGTGACGCCCTCCAGCTGGTCAACGACCACGTCACCGTGCTCTACCCCCGCAAGGGGGTCTCCGACCTGACCCGGTTCACGCCCGGCGAGGTCGAGACCAAGTACGGCCTGTCCCCGGCCCAGTACCCCGACTTCGCCGCGCTGCGCGGCGACCCGAGCGACAACCTCCCGAGCATCCCCAGCGTCGGCGAGAAGACCGCGGCCAAGTGGGTCCGCGAGTACGGCTCCCTCGACGCGCTGGTCGACCAGGTCGACACGGTCAAGGGCAAGGTCGGCGACAAGCTGCGCGAGCACCTGTCGTCGGTGCTGCAGAACCGACGGCTGACCGAGCTCGACCGCGCGGTGCCGCTGGAGGTCGGGCCCGAGCAGCTCGCCGTCCAGGCGTGGGACCGCAACGAGGTCCACACGCTGTTCGACAACCTCCAGTTCCGGGTGCTCCGCGACCGGCTCTTCGCCACGCTGACCAGCGCCGAACCCGAAGTAGAAGGCGGCTTCGACGTCGCCGTCGACGAACTCGCGCCCGGCGGGCTGCGGGAGTGGCTCGACGCGCACGCCCGCACCGGTCGCACCGGTCTGATCTTCCGCGGCACCTGGGGGCGCGGCACCGGGGAGCTGACCGGCCTCGCGCTGGCCGCCGCCGACGACCACACCACGTTCGTCGATCTGGGGCCCGACCTCGACGCCGGCGACGAGCAGGCGCTGGCGGCCTGGCTGGCCGATGCGTCCCGGCCGAAGGTCGTGCACGAGGTCAAGGGCCCGCTCCTGGCGGTCTGGGCGCGAGGCTGGGACCTGGAGGGGGTCGTCAGCGACACCGCACTCGCCGCCTACCTCGCACTGCCCGGGCAGCGGTCGTTCGACCTGGGCGACCTGGCCGTCCGGTACCTGCGCCGGGAGCTCAAGGAGGCCTCCGAGGAGGAGGCCCAGCTGACCCTCGACGGGATGGGCCCCTCGGAGGACGACGTCGCCGCCGAGGCAGCACGGGCCGACGTCCTCAAGGCGGTCGCGGTCAACGACCTGTCCGACGCGCTGGAGACCGTTCTCGGCCAGCGGGGCGGCGACCGGCTGCTGGGGGAGTTGGAGCTGCCGCTGAGCTTCGTCCTGGCGCGCATGGAGCACCGCGGCATCGCCGCCGACGTCGACTTCCTCCAGGAGCTCCAGCGCGAGTTCGCCGAGGGCGTCGCCGCCGCGGCGGCCGAGTGCTACGCGGTGATCGGCCGGGAGGTGAACCTGGGCTCGCCCAAGCAGCTGCAGACGGTGCTCTTCGACGAGCTCGGCCTGCCGAAGACGAAGAAGATCAAGTCCGGCTACACGACCGACGCCGAGGCGCTGACCAACCTGCTGGCGCAGACCGGTCACCCGTTCCTCGAGCACCTGCTGCGGCACCGGGACGTGACGCGGCTGCGCACCGTCATCGACGGGCTGCTGCCGATGGTCGACGACGCCGGGCGGATCCACACCACGTTCCAGCAGACGATCGCCGCCACGGGCCGGCTCTCCTCGACCGACCCGAACCTGCAGAACATCCCGATCCGGACCGCGGAGGGGCGCCGGATCCGGCAGGCCTTCGTCGTCGGCCAGGGCTACGAATCCCTGATGACGGCCGACTACAGCCAGATCGAGATGCGGATCATGGCGCACCTGTCCGGCGACGAGGGGCTGATCGAGGCGTTCATGTCGGGGGAGGACCTGCACACCTTCGTCGCGTCGAAGGCGTTCGACATCCCGCTCGAGGCCGTCGACCCCGAGATGCGACGGCGGATCAAGGCGATGAGCTACGGCCTGGCGTACGGGCTCTCGGCGTACGGGCTGGCGCAGCAGCTGCGGATCACGCCGGAGGAGGCGCGTGGCCAGATGCACGCCTACTTCGAGCGGTTCGGCGGGATCCGCGACTACCTGGACACCGTGGTCGACGAGGCCCGCCTGACCGGCTACACCGAGACCACCCTGGGCCGCCGCCGGTACCTGCCCGACCTGACCAGCGACAACCGGCAGCGGCGGGAGATGGCCGAGCGCATGGCGCTCAACGCACCCATCCAGGGCTCGGCGGCCGACGTCATCAAGGTCGCGATGCTGAACGTGGAGAAGGCGATCGCGGCCGAGGGGCTGCGGTCGCGGATGCTGCTCCAGGTCCACGACGAGCTCGTGCTCGAGGTCGCCGAGGGGGAGCGGGAGGCGCTGGAGGCGCTGGTCCGCCGGGAGATGGCCGGTGCCGCCGAGCTGTCGGTGCCGCTGGAGGTCTCGGTCGGCTTCGGCGCCAGCTGGGACGCCGCCGCCCACTGA
- a CDS encoding ATP-binding cassette domain-containing protein, which translates to MPWEVGVAKPDPAIVVDGVTRTFGGLTAVSVDHLEVQRGGITGLIGPNGAGKTTLFNLLTGFDQPDTGTWSFDGKPLDKLTPHQVARLGVVRTFQLTKALSRLTVLQNMLLGAQGQAGESFFRALIPGTWRGQEKANTEKALDLLRRFKLDAKKDDFAGTLSGGQRKLLEMARALMSDPQVVMLDEPMAGVNPALTQSLLGHVKDLREQGMTVIFVEHDMDVVRDISDWVVVMAAGRIIAEGPRSRSARTRRSSTPTSAPTTTRRSPSRRRTASSPRRSRPSPAKRAPMERSWAPRTSRRARIDERRRHRFPTGGASMSDPLFEVDESGEDVTRADEAGTGATLSPAEKAATREEHLKLAEGALVRADDLVAGYLPGVNILRGCDFYLQDGELVGIIGPNGAGKSTLLKALFGLIPIRSGTVSLRGEDITSAPAHRLVQLGVGYVPQNNNVFPSLTIEENMQMGVYLRSKTFQDRFDYVVELFPLLGERRRAKAGTLSGGERQMVAMGRALMMDPSVLLLDEPSAGLSPAYQDEVFIRCRRINATGVSIIMVEQNARRCLQICDRGYVLDQGRNAYTDTGQSLMNDPKVIELYLGTLAKAQ; encoded by the coding sequence GTGCCGTGGGAGGTCGGCGTCGCCAAGCCCGACCCGGCGATCGTCGTCGACGGCGTCACCCGCACCTTCGGCGGTCTCACCGCCGTGTCGGTCGACCACCTCGAGGTCCAGCGAGGCGGCATCACCGGCCTGATCGGGCCGAACGGTGCCGGGAAGACGACGCTGTTCAACCTGCTGACCGGATTCGACCAGCCCGACACCGGTACCTGGTCCTTCGACGGGAAGCCCCTGGACAAGCTGACCCCCCACCAGGTGGCCCGGCTGGGCGTGGTCCGCACCTTCCAGCTCACCAAGGCGCTGTCACGGCTCACGGTGCTGCAGAACATGCTGCTCGGCGCCCAGGGGCAGGCCGGCGAGAGCTTCTTCCGCGCACTGATCCCGGGGACGTGGCGCGGCCAGGAGAAGGCCAACACCGAGAAGGCACTGGACCTGCTCCGACGGTTCAAGCTCGACGCCAAGAAGGACGACTTCGCCGGCACCCTCTCCGGTGGTCAGCGCAAGCTGCTGGAGATGGCGCGGGCCCTGATGAGCGACCCCCAGGTGGTCATGCTCGACGAGCCGATGGCCGGGGTGAACCCCGCGCTCACGCAGAGCCTGCTCGGGCACGTCAAGGACCTGCGCGAGCAGGGCATGACGGTGATCTTCGTCGAGCACGACATGGACGTCGTCCGCGACATCAGCGACTGGGTGGTGGTGATGGCCGCCGGTCGCATCATCGCCGAGGGCCCCCGGAGTCGATCAGCCAGAACCAGGCGGTCGTCGACGCCTACCTCGGCGCCCACCACGACGCGCCGCTCACCGTCGAGGAGGAGGACCGCGTCCTCGCCGAGGCGGAGCAGGCCATCGCCCGCGAAGAGGGCACCGATGGAGAGGTCCTGGGCTCCGAGAACCAGCAGAAGGGCACGGATCGATGAGCGCCGCAGGCACCGGTTCCCCACTGGAGGTGCGTCGATGAGCGACCCGCTGTTCGAGGTCGACGAGTCCGGCGAGGACGTCACCCGGGCCGACGAGGCCGGCACCGGCGCCACCCTCTCACCGGCCGAGAAGGCCGCCACCCGCGAGGAGCACCTCAAGCTGGCCGAAGGGGCGCTCGTCCGTGCCGACGACCTCGTCGCCGGGTACCTGCCGGGCGTCAACATCCTGCGAGGGTGCGACTTCTACCTGCAGGACGGCGAGCTGGTGGGCATCATCGGCCCCAACGGCGCCGGCAAGTCGACGCTGCTCAAGGCCCTGTTCGGGCTCATTCCGATCCGCTCCGGGACGGTGAGCCTGCGGGGCGAGGACATCACGTCCGCCCCGGCGCACCGCCTGGTCCAGCTCGGCGTGGGCTACGTGCCGCAGAACAACAACGTGTTCCCCTCGCTCACCATCGAGGAGAACATGCAGATGGGCGTCTACCTGCGGTCGAAGACCTTCCAGGACCGGTTCGACTACGTCGTCGAGCTGTTCCCGCTCCTGGGCGAGCGCCGCCGAGCGAAGGCGGGCACGTTGTCCGGCGGTGAGCGACAGATGGTGGCGATGGGCCGCGCGCTGATGATGGACCCGTCGGTGCTCCTGCTCGACGAGCCGTCCGCCGGCCTCTCCCCCGCCTACCAGGACGAGGTGTTCATCCGCTGCCGGCGGATCAACGCCACGGGCGTCTCCATCATCATGGTCGAGCAGAACGCCCGCCGGTGCCTGCAGATCTGCGACCGCGGCTACGTCCTCGACCAGGGCCGCAACGCCTACACCGACACCGGACAGTCGCTGATGAACGACCCGAAGGTCATCGAGCTCTACCTGGGCACCCTCGCCAAGGCCCAGTAA
- a CDS encoding PaaI family thioesterase, which yields MRSPLDGKLGVRVTDWNPDRFVATMPVEGNQQPFGLLHGGATCTLAETIGSMAAAVHAARRSRSSGSS from the coding sequence ATGCGCAGCCCGCTGGACGGCAAGCTCGGCGTCCGCGTCACCGACTGGAATCCCGACCGGTTCGTCGCGACCATGCCCGTCGAGGGCAACCAGCAGCCGTTCGGCCTGCTGCACGGCGGAGCGACGTGCACCCTCGCCGAGACGATCGGCTCGATGGCCGCGGCGGTGCACGCCGCCCGGAGAAGCAGGTCGTCGGGATCGAGCTGA